A region of Argentina anserina chromosome 5, drPotAnse1.1, whole genome shotgun sequence DNA encodes the following proteins:
- the LOC126793370 gene encoding AT-hook motif nuclear-localized protein 26, with protein MDAHSLPPPFHTRDFQLHHQQQQQQHHHQFHHQQQNSEDEQTGSSGLNKGTKRERDIDNNNNNDSGNGDEGSKELNITVSGDGSEMTRRPRGRPAGSKNKPKPPIIITRDSANALRTHVMEVADGCDIVESVATFARRRQRGVCIMSGTGTVTNVTLRQPASPGSVVTLHGRFEILSLAGSFLPPPAPPAATGLTIYLAGGQGQVVGGSVVGTLLASGPVVIMAASFSNAAYERLPLEEDEGSMPMPGGTMGSPTAVGQQQQQQLLAEAANTNGPLFHGLPPNLLNSMQLPAEAAYWATGRPPF; from the coding sequence ATGGACGCCcattctcttcctcctcctttccACACTAGAGATTTTCAGCTCCATCACcagcaacagcagcagcagcatcaCCACCAGTTTCACCACCAGCAGCAAAACTCAGAAGACGAGCAAACCGGAAGCAGCGGCCTGAACAAGGGAACCAAAAGAGAGCGAGATAtcgacaacaacaacaacaacgacAGTGGAAATGGAGATGAAGGCAGCAAAGAGCTGAACATCACTGTATCCGGGGATGGATCAGAAATGACAAGAAGACCGAGAGGCAGGCCAGCCGGGTCCAAAAACAAGCCGAAGCCACCCATCATCATTACTCGAGATAGTGCTAATGCTCTCCGCACCCATGTCATGGAAGTCGCCGATGGGTGCGATATTGTGGAGAGTGTTGCCACCTTTGCTCGCAGGAGGCAGAGAGGCGTCTGCATTATGAGCGGCACGGGGACTGTCACTAACGTGACCCTCAGGCAACCGGCATCCCCGGGTTCGGTAGTGACTTTACACGGCCGATTTGAGATCTTGTCACTAGCTGGGTCCTTCCTACCACCTCCAGCGCCGCCTGCCGCGACTGGTCTGACTATTTATCTGGCAGGCGGGCAAGGGCAGGTTGTAGGAGGCAGTGTTGTTGGAACTCTTTTGGCTTCTGGTCCGGTGGTGATCATGGCTGCCTCATTTAGCAACGCCGCCTACGAGCGGCTTCCACTGGAGGAGGACGAGGGTTCGATGCCAATGCCGGGAGGGACTATGGGGTCTCCAACCGCAGTTGGTCAacagcagcaacaacaactTTTGGCCGAAGCTGCTAATACAAATGGGCCTCTCTTCCATGGCTTACCTCCCAATCTCCTAAATTCCATGCAATTGCCGGCTGAAGCGGCGTATTGGGCTACAGGTCGCCCTCCATTCTAA